One Corynebacterium efficiens YS-314 DNA segment encodes these proteins:
- a CDS encoding SDR family NAD(P)-dependent oxidoreductase, whose protein sequence is MSNPTPETGSHGSHAPRTVLITGAAGGLGRAFAEGFAAAGDRVAVADINLAGAQETAELLTTSGAQAKAFQVDVTSPESTEALAAAVAEFGGGTIDVVVNNAAIYATVTRSPLEEIDPAEWDLVMGVNLKGPWLVTRAVSPHLSENARIVNLSSATVMSGSAQWAHYVASKGGVIALTRVMAKELGTRGITVNAVAPGFTLTEASLNLMDDAATYGVDRGSIKRASQPEDIVGATLFLASPQAGYITGQTLVVDGGRQFI, encoded by the coding sequence ATGTCTAACCCGACCCCCGAGACCGGTTCCCACGGTTCCCACGCTCCCCGCACAGTACTGATCACCGGTGCTGCCGGTGGCCTGGGACGCGCCTTCGCCGAAGGGTTCGCCGCAGCGGGCGACCGCGTCGCGGTGGCCGATATCAACCTGGCCGGCGCGCAGGAGACCGCGGAGCTGCTCACCACCTCCGGCGCACAGGCGAAGGCCTTCCAGGTGGATGTCACCTCCCCGGAATCCACCGAGGCCCTGGCCGCGGCGGTCGCGGAGTTCGGCGGCGGGACGATCGACGTGGTGGTCAACAACGCCGCGATCTACGCCACCGTCACCCGCTCCCCCCTTGAGGAGATCGACCCGGCGGAATGGGATCTGGTCATGGGGGTCAACCTCAAGGGCCCCTGGTTGGTCACCCGCGCGGTCAGCCCGCACCTGTCGGAGAATGCCCGGATTGTCAATCTCTCCTCAGCCACCGTGATGTCCGGGTCCGCGCAGTGGGCGCATTACGTCGCCTCCAAGGGCGGGGTCATCGCCCTGACCCGGGTGATGGCCAAGGAACTGGGTACCCGCGGCATCACCGTCAACGCAGTGGCCCCCGGTTTCACCCTCACAGAGGCCAGCCTCAACCTGATGGATGATGCCGCCACCTACGGCGTGGACCGCGGTTCCATCAAACGCGCCAGCCAGCCCGAGGACATTGTCGGCGCGACCCTCTTCCTCGCCTCACCCCAGGCCGGGTACATCACCGGCCAGACCCTGGTCGTCGACGGCGGCCGCCAGTTCATCTAA
- the secY gene encoding preprotein translocase subunit SecY yields the protein MSAIIQAFKDADLRKKILFTIAMIVLYRIGAQIPSPGVDYASISGRLRDLTQDQSSVYSLINLFSGGALLQLSIFAIGIMPFITASIIVQLLTVVIPHFEQLKKEGQSGQTKMTQYTRYLTLALALLQSAGIVALADREQLLGAGIRVLNEDRDFFDLLILVITMTAGAILVMWLGELITEKGVGNGMSLLIFAGIATRLPTDGMNILGNSGGVVFAVVLVSVLILVIGVVFVEQGQRRIPVQYAKRMVGRRQYGGSSTYLPLKVNQAGVIPVIFASSLIYMPVLITQIVNSGSLEVTDNWWQRNVIAHLQTPSSWQYIVLYFALTIFFSYFYVSVQYDPADQAENMKKYGGFIPGIRPGRPTAQYLGYVMNRLLFVGSLYLALIAVLPNIMLDLGVDAGSAGATPFGGTAILILVSVALTTVKQIESQLLQSNYEGLLK from the coding sequence GTGTCCGCCATTATCCAGGCATTCAAGGACGCCGATCTACGCAAGAAGATACTTTTTACCATTGCGATGATCGTTTTGTACCGCATCGGTGCTCAGATCCCGTCACCGGGAGTTGATTACGCATCCATCAGCGGACGCTTGCGCGACCTGACTCAGGATCAGTCGAGCGTCTATTCACTGATCAACCTCTTCTCCGGTGGTGCGCTGCTGCAGCTGTCCATCTTCGCCATCGGCATCATGCCGTTCATCACGGCGTCGATCATCGTTCAGCTGCTGACCGTGGTCATTCCCCACTTCGAGCAGTTGAAGAAGGAGGGGCAGTCCGGTCAGACGAAGATGACGCAGTACACCAGGTACCTCACCCTGGCGCTGGCGCTGCTGCAGTCCGCCGGCATCGTGGCACTCGCGGACCGCGAGCAGCTGCTCGGTGCGGGTATCCGGGTGCTCAACGAGGACCGTGATTTCTTCGATCTGCTCATCCTGGTCATCACCATGACCGCCGGTGCGATCCTGGTGATGTGGCTCGGTGAGCTGATCACGGAGAAGGGTGTGGGCAACGGTATGTCCCTGCTCATCTTCGCCGGTATCGCCACCCGACTGCCCACCGATGGCATGAACATCCTCGGCAACTCCGGTGGTGTGGTCTTCGCGGTGGTCCTGGTCTCCGTGCTGATCCTGGTCATCGGTGTCGTGTTCGTCGAGCAGGGTCAGCGTCGCATCCCGGTCCAGTACGCCAAGCGCATGGTCGGTCGTCGCCAGTACGGCGGTTCCTCCACCTACCTGCCGCTGAAGGTCAACCAGGCCGGCGTCATCCCCGTGATCTTCGCGTCCTCGCTGATCTACATGCCGGTGCTGATCACACAGATCGTCAACTCGGGTTCCCTCGAGGTCACTGACAACTGGTGGCAGCGCAATGTGATCGCGCATCTGCAGACCCCGTCCTCCTGGCAGTACATCGTGTTGTACTTCGCCCTGACAATCTTCTTCTCCTACTTCTACGTCTCCGTCCAGTACGACCCGGCGGACCAGGCGGAGAACATGAAGAAGTACGGTGGTTTCATCCCGGGCATCCGCCCTGGACGCCCCACCGCCCAGTACCTCGGTTACGTCATGAACCGTCTGCTCTTCGTCGGTTCGCTGTACCTGGCGCTCATCGCTGTGCTGCCCAATATTATGCTGGATCTTGGCGTTGACGCCGGTTCGGCCGGTGCCACCCCATTCGGTGGAACCGCAATCCTGATTCTCGTCTCTGTTGCACTGACCACGGTCAAGCAGATCGAGAGCCAGCTCCTGCAAAGCAACTACGAAGGACTTCTGAAATAA
- a CDS encoding adenylate kinase produces the protein MRLVLLGPPGAGKGTQAAILSEKLGIPHISTGDLFRANIGEGTPLGIEAKQYIDAGKLVPTDVTARMVQSRLAEADAAEGFLLDGFPRTVEQADILADLLDKAGNPLDGVINYQVSEDVVVERMLSRGRADDNEETIRTRLGVYRDETAPLISHYGDKIINIEAEGSVEDINARTLEALGK, from the coding sequence ATGCGACTCGTTCTCCTTGGTCCCCCCGGTGCCGGCAAGGGCACCCAGGCAGCCATCCTCTCTGAGAAGCTCGGTATCCCCCACATCTCCACCGGAGACCTGTTCCGCGCCAATATCGGCGAGGGCACCCCGCTTGGCATCGAGGCCAAGCAGTACATCGATGCCGGCAAGCTGGTGCCCACCGATGTCACCGCCCGCATGGTGCAGTCCCGTCTGGCCGAGGCCGACGCCGCCGAGGGTTTCCTCCTGGACGGCTTCCCCCGCACCGTTGAGCAGGCCGATATCCTGGCTGATCTCCTCGACAAGGCCGGTAACCCACTTGACGGTGTCATTAACTACCAGGTCTCCGAGGATGTCGTTGTCGAGCGCATGCTCTCCCGTGGTCGCGCCGACGACAATGAGGAGACCATCCGCACCCGTCTCGGTGTCTACCGCGATGAAACCGCCCCGCTGATCAGCCACTACGGTGACAAGATCATCAACATCGAGGCTGAGGGGTCCGTTGAGGACATCAACGCCCGCACCCTCGAGGCACTGGGTAAGTAG
- a CDS encoding PEP-utilizing enzyme, translated as MGNKSFRKPSDLPVPAGAEGWESIYPYYLVFQDKLMEQENEKFWFCDSQHWPTVFKPFETIGGEFAVKCLGQYNARHLMIPNANGIEFRVHLGYLYMSPIPVPEEQIAERIPHFQERITHYFQNWDTKLAEWKERVLGTINELESLEFKPLPDMVPMEDILSGKAKDGTEVLMENYDRLIQLAYQNWQYHFEFLNLGYIAYLDFFNYCKEIFPGIPDQSIATMVQGVDMELFRPDDELKTLAQLAVDLGLQARFANPDDPEATLAAIGAAPGGDQWLARWKEAQDPWFNFTVGNGFYGHDKYWIEHLELPLGYIADYIRRLDEGQVISRPKEELIAEKDRIVSEYRDLLDGDQLAMFDAKGQLAATAYPYVENHNFYIEHWTMSVFWRKVRELSRTLQGYGFWENEDDMLYLNRTEVRDVLFDLATGWGVGAPGGPIGTVIWPEEIERRKKIVAALKTARPAPALNTPPQTITEPFTRMLWGITTEQVQSWLGNDEDAEEGVLKGMAASPGLVEGRARVIMEADDLSEIQQGEILVAPVTAPSWGPIFGKIKATVTDIGGMMSHAAIVCREYGLPAVTGTGSASTTITTGQLLRVDGTKGTVTIVDESATPVVEGPGAHSHHHGVDAEQPTNQPQEVPANV; from the coding sequence ATGGGCAACAAGTCCTTCCGCAAGCCATCCGATCTTCCGGTACCCGCAGGTGCCGAGGGCTGGGAATCGATCTACCCGTACTACCTGGTGTTCCAGGACAAGCTGATGGAGCAGGAGAACGAGAAGTTCTGGTTCTGCGACTCGCAGCACTGGCCGACAGTGTTCAAGCCGTTTGAGACCATCGGCGGGGAATTCGCCGTGAAGTGCCTGGGCCAGTACAACGCCCGCCACCTCATGATCCCCAACGCCAACGGCATCGAGTTCCGTGTGCATCTCGGATACCTCTACATGTCCCCCATCCCGGTGCCGGAGGAGCAGATCGCCGAGCGCATCCCGCACTTCCAGGAGCGCATCACCCACTACTTCCAGAACTGGGACACCAAGCTGGCGGAGTGGAAGGAGCGCGTGCTCGGCACCATCAATGAGCTGGAGTCCCTGGAGTTCAAACCACTGCCGGACATGGTCCCGATGGAGGATATCCTCTCCGGCAAGGCCAAGGACGGCACCGAGGTGCTCATGGAGAACTACGACCGCCTGATCCAGCTGGCGTACCAGAACTGGCAGTACCACTTCGAGTTCCTCAACCTCGGTTACATCGCCTACCTGGACTTCTTCAATTACTGCAAGGAGATCTTCCCCGGCATCCCGGACCAGTCGATCGCCACCATGGTCCAGGGCGTGGACATGGAACTGTTCCGCCCCGATGATGAGCTGAAGACCCTGGCACAGCTGGCCGTCGACCTCGGTCTGCAGGCTCGCTTCGCCAACCCCGATGACCCGGAGGCCACCCTCGCCGCGATCGGTGCCGCACCCGGCGGCGACCAGTGGCTCGCACGCTGGAAGGAAGCCCAGGATCCCTGGTTCAACTTCACCGTGGGCAACGGCTTCTACGGCCATGACAAGTACTGGATCGAGCACCTGGAACTGCCCCTGGGCTACATCGCGGACTACATCCGCCGCCTGGATGAGGGTCAGGTCATCTCCCGTCCGAAGGAGGAGCTCATCGCGGAGAAGGACCGCATCGTCAGCGAATACCGCGACCTCCTCGACGGTGACCAGCTGGCCATGTTCGATGCCAAGGGGCAGCTCGCCGCCACCGCCTACCCCTATGTGGAGAACCACAACTTCTACATCGAGCACTGGACCATGTCCGTGTTCTGGCGCAAGGTCCGCGAACTCTCCCGCACCCTGCAGGGCTACGGCTTCTGGGAGAACGAGGATGACATGCTCTACCTCAACCGCACCGAGGTCCGCGATGTCCTCTTCGACCTGGCCACCGGCTGGGGTGTGGGCGCACCGGGTGGTCCTATCGGTACCGTGATCTGGCCGGAGGAGATCGAGCGTCGCAAGAAGATCGTCGCCGCGCTGAAGACGGCACGCCCGGCACCGGCGCTGAACACCCCGCCGCAGACCATCACCGAACCGTTCACCCGCATGCTGTGGGGCATCACCACCGAGCAGGTCCAGTCCTGGCTCGGCAACGACGAGGACGCGGAGGAGGGTGTGCTCAAGGGCATGGCCGCCTCCCCGGGACTGGTCGAGGGACGCGCCCGCGTGATCATGGAGGCCGATGATCTCTCCGAGATCCAGCAGGGCGAGATCTTGGTCGCACCGGTCACCGCACCGTCGTGGGGCCCGATCTTCGGCAAGATCAAGGCCACCGTCACCGACATCGGCGGCATGATGAGCCACGCCGCCATCGTCTGCCGCGAGTACGGTCTGCCCGCGGTCACCGGCACCGGTTCCGCCTCCACCACCATCACCACCGGCCAACTGCTGCGTGTCGACGGCACCAAGGGCACCGTCACCATCGTCGACGAGTCCGCCACCCCGGTGGTCGAGGGCCCCGGCGCGCACAGCCACCACCACGGCGTGGATGCAGAACAGCCGACGAACCAGCCGCAGGAGGTCCCCGCCAATGTCTAA
- the rpsM gene encoding 30S ribosomal protein S13, whose translation MARLAGVDLPRNKRMEIALTYIYGIGPARAKQLLEETGVSPDLRTDNLTDEQIASLRDVIEATWKVEGDLRREVQADIRRKIEIGSYQGLRHRRGLPVRGQRTKTNARTRKGPKKTIAGKKK comes from the coding sequence ATGGCACGTCTAGCTGGTGTTGATCTCCCGCGCAACAAGCGCATGGAGATCGCTCTCACCTACATCTACGGCATCGGCCCAGCCCGAGCCAAGCAGCTTCTCGAGGAGACCGGCGTCTCTCCTGATCTGCGCACCGACAACCTCACGGACGAGCAGATCGCTTCTCTTCGTGATGTCATCGAAGCCACCTGGAAGGTCGAGGGTGACCTCCGCCGCGAGGTTCAGGCTGACATCCGTCGCAAGATCGAGATCGGTTCCTACCAGGGCCTGCGTCACCGCCGTGGCCTGCCCGTTCGTGGTCAGCGCACCAAGACCAATGCGCGTACGCGTAAGGGTCCTAAGAAGACGATCGCCGGAAAGAAGAAGTAG
- a CDS encoding 2Fe-2S iron-sulfur cluster-binding protein: MSTIHFTDTTGETRTINANVGDSVMETAVRNGVPGIVAECGGSLSCATCHVFVDPADFETLPPMEEMEDEMLWGAAVDREDCSRLSCQIPVTEGMDLHVTTPETQV; this comes from the coding sequence ATGTCCACCATTCATTTCACCGATACCACCGGCGAGACCCGCACCATCAACGCCAACGTGGGCGACTCCGTGATGGAGACCGCCGTGCGCAACGGTGTGCCGGGCATCGTCGCCGAATGCGGCGGTTCCCTGTCCTGCGCCACGTGCCATGTCTTCGTCGACCCGGCCGACTTCGAGACGCTGCCGCCGATGGAGGAGATGGAGGACGAGATGCTCTGGGGCGCCGCCGTGGACCGCGAGGACTGTTCGCGCCTGTCCTGCCAGATCCCGGTCACCGAGGGCATGGACCTGCACGTGACCACACCAGAGACCCAGGTCTAG
- a CDS encoding L,D-transpeptidase has product MQNSSRTRTNKPAKRVVVALISAIAATASVLGAPATASAQDFAAGSAELNAQITDSIAQITTDTREGAWVTRNNIHAQVDPLGPSGLAIKNAVDGAVNSVFPGLIQEKLAAEQAARAAQAEAQAAAQAAAERAAAAARFDRGSCPPAADVCVDLDGGRSWLQENGQVVYGAVPVSSGGIGQETPRGTFYINRKVKDEISYEFGNAPMPYAMYFTYNGHAFHQGNVARTSAGCVRLNPQDAIHYFNNVGIGDMVYIY; this is encoded by the coding sequence ATGCAGAACTCATCCCGCACCCGCACCAACAAGCCCGCCAAGCGGGTGGTGGTCGCCCTCATCAGCGCCATCGCCGCAACCGCCTCCGTCCTCGGTGCACCGGCCACAGCCTCGGCCCAGGACTTTGCAGCGGGAAGCGCGGAACTGAACGCCCAGATCACCGATTCCATCGCCCAGATCACCACTGATACCCGTGAAGGGGCCTGGGTGACTCGCAACAATATCCACGCCCAGGTTGATCCACTCGGACCTTCCGGTCTGGCTATCAAGAATGCTGTCGACGGTGCCGTCAACAGCGTCTTCCCTGGCCTGATCCAGGAGAAGCTCGCCGCTGAGCAGGCAGCCCGCGCCGCGCAGGCCGAGGCGCAGGCGGCCGCACAGGCAGCTGCCGAGCGTGCCGCCGCGGCCGCCCGTTTTGATCGTGGCTCCTGCCCGCCGGCAGCCGACGTGTGCGTTGACCTCGACGGGGGTCGCTCCTGGCTGCAGGAGAACGGCCAGGTTGTCTACGGTGCTGTCCCGGTGTCCTCCGGTGGCATCGGCCAGGAGACCCCGCGTGGCACCTTCTACATCAACCGCAAGGTCAAGGATGAGATCTCTTACGAGTTCGGCAACGCACCGATGCCCTACGCGATGTACTTCACCTACAACGGCCACGCCTTCCACCAGGGCAACGTGGCCCGCACCTCCGCCGGTTGTGTCCGCCTGAACCCGCAGGACGCCATCCACTACTTCAACAATGTCGGCATCGGCGACATGGTCTACATCTACTAA
- a CDS encoding cytochrome P450 has product MTSDSTTALSTAPETTSGGCPYGHGNPDATGTPGTSHHGYEPFNMTNPFPAYEELRREEPVMFDERIGYWVVTRYDDIKATFDDWETFSSENAQAPVRKRGPQATKIMEEGGFTAYSGLSARIPPEHTRIRAIAQKAFTPRRYKALEPDIRANVVARLETMLKQGAPADIVPALAYDIPTITILTLIGADVSMVDTYKRWSDSRAAMTWGDLSDEEQIPHAHNLVEYWQECQRMVADAHANGGDNLTADLVRAQESGQEITDHEIASLLYSLLFAGHETTTTLISNCFRVLLAHRDQWEALIEDPKKIPAAIDEVLRYSGSIVGWRRKALRDTEIGGQPIKKGDGVLLLMGSANRDEARFDDGETFDITRPNAREHLSFGFGIHYCLGNMLAKLQAKICLEEATRLVPSLELADDQSVEFRENLSFRVPVSVPVTWSN; this is encoded by the coding sequence ATGACTTCCGACTCGACCACCGCACTGTCCACCGCACCAGAGACCACCTCCGGCGGCTGCCCCTACGGCCACGGCAACCCCGACGCGACGGGCACCCCGGGCACCAGCCACCACGGTTATGAGCCCTTCAACATGACCAACCCCTTCCCCGCCTATGAGGAGCTGCGCCGGGAGGAGCCGGTGATGTTCGATGAGCGCATCGGCTACTGGGTAGTCACCCGTTATGACGACATCAAGGCCACCTTTGATGACTGGGAGACCTTCTCCTCCGAAAACGCCCAGGCCCCGGTGCGCAAACGTGGCCCGCAGGCAACGAAGATCATGGAGGAAGGTGGCTTCACCGCCTACTCCGGTCTCTCCGCCCGTATCCCCCCGGAGCATACCCGTATCCGTGCGATCGCCCAGAAGGCCTTCACCCCGCGCCGGTACAAGGCCCTGGAGCCGGACATCCGCGCCAACGTGGTCGCCCGCCTGGAGACCATGCTCAAGCAGGGCGCCCCGGCCGATATCGTCCCGGCCCTGGCCTATGACATCCCCACCATCACCATCCTCACCCTCATCGGCGCGGATGTGTCCATGGTGGACACCTACAAGCGCTGGTCCGATTCCCGCGCCGCGATGACCTGGGGTGACCTCAGCGATGAGGAGCAGATCCCCCACGCCCACAACCTCGTGGAGTACTGGCAGGAGTGCCAGCGCATGGTGGCCGACGCCCACGCCAACGGTGGCGACAACCTCACCGCGGATCTCGTCCGCGCCCAGGAGTCCGGCCAGGAGATCACCGACCACGAGATCGCCTCGCTGCTGTACTCCCTGCTCTTCGCCGGGCATGAGACCACCACCACGCTGATCTCCAACTGCTTCCGGGTCCTGCTGGCCCACCGCGACCAGTGGGAGGCACTCATCGAGGATCCGAAGAAGATCCCGGCCGCGATCGACGAGGTGCTGCGCTACTCCGGGTCCATCGTGGGGTGGCGTCGCAAGGCGCTCAGGGACACCGAGATCGGTGGCCAGCCCATCAAGAAGGGCGATGGCGTCCTGTTGCTGATGGGTTCAGCCAACCGGGATGAGGCGCGTTTCGACGACGGCGAGACCTTCGACATCACCCGCCCCAACGCCCGCGAACACCTCTCCTTCGGTTTCGGCATCCACTACTGCCTGGGCAACATGCTGGCCAAGCTGCAGGCGAAGATCTGCCTCGAGGAGGCCACCCGCCTCGTCCCCTCCCTCGAACTCGCCGATGACCAGTCGGTGGAGTTCCGTGAGAACCTCTCCTTCCGTGTCCCCGTCTCCGTCCCGGTGACCTGGTCCAACTAG
- the map gene encoding type I methionyl aminopeptidase, with translation MGFRSKKRVIAAKTPGELDAMQAAGEIVGRALQAVKAEARVGMTTHDLDQIAETVIREAGAIPTFLGYQGFPASICTSVNEVIVHGIPSKDVVLEDGDLVSVDCGATFEGWVGDSAWSFGIGELDDDVIALNNATEWVLMEGLQAMVPGNRLTDVSNALERATRRAEQKFGVHLGIVDGYGGHGIGRTMHEDPYLANEGKPNRGPMIQEGSVLAIEPMLTLGTTDSAVLEDDWTVVTLDGSYAAHWEHTVAATAAGPRILTPRR, from the coding sequence ATGGGTTTCCGTTCCAAGAAGCGCGTCATCGCCGCCAAAACCCCCGGTGAGCTCGACGCAATGCAGGCGGCCGGCGAGATCGTCGGCCGTGCACTCCAGGCGGTCAAGGCGGAAGCCCGCGTCGGCATGACCACCCACGACCTCGACCAGATCGCCGAGACCGTCATCCGTGAGGCCGGCGCCATCCCCACGTTCCTGGGGTACCAGGGTTTCCCCGCGTCGATCTGCACCTCGGTCAACGAGGTCATCGTCCACGGCATCCCGTCGAAGGATGTGGTCCTGGAGGACGGCGACCTGGTATCCGTCGACTGCGGTGCGACCTTCGAGGGATGGGTGGGCGACTCGGCGTGGTCCTTCGGCATCGGGGAGCTTGACGACGATGTCATCGCGCTCAACAACGCCACCGAATGGGTCCTGATGGAAGGCCTCCAGGCGATGGTGCCCGGCAACCGACTCACCGATGTCTCCAACGCGCTGGAGAGGGCCACCCGCCGGGCGGAGCAGAAATTCGGGGTGCACCTGGGCATCGTCGACGGCTATGGCGGCCACGGTATCGGCCGCACCATGCATGAGGATCCCTACCTGGCCAACGAGGGTAAACCCAACCGCGGGCCGATGATCCAGGAAGGGTCGGTGCTGGCCATCGAACCGATGCTCACCCTCGGCACCACGGATTCCGCGGTGCTGGAGGATGACTGGACCGTGGTCACCCTGGATGGCTCCTATGCCGCTCACTGGGAGCACACCGTCGCAGCCACCGCCGCCGGCCCGAGGATCCTCACCCCGCGCCGGTAA
- the infA gene encoding translation initiation factor IF-1, giving the protein MAKEGAIEVEGRVVEPLPNAMFRVELDNGHKVLAHISGKMRQHYIRILPEDRVVVELSPYDLTRGRIVYRYK; this is encoded by the coding sequence ATGGCTAAGGAAGGCGCTATTGAGGTTGAGGGTCGCGTTGTCGAACCTCTCCCGAATGCAATGTTCCGTGTCGAGCTCGACAACGGACACAAGGTTCTCGCCCACATCAGTGGAAAGATGCGCCAGCACTACATCCGTATCCTTCCCGAGGACCGCGTTGTTGTAGAGCTGTCGCCCTACGACCTCACCCGCGGTCGCATCGTTTACCGCTACAAGTAG
- a CDS encoding IclR family transcriptional regulator produces the protein MAGGNRTPGRTVTSKVIAVLGAFEKSTRPLGLTEIAELADLPPSTTHRLVNELTEGGLLTRKSDGRYQLGLRIWELAQNTGRQLRDTAKPFVQDLYSFTGETSQLVVRDNNEALLIERVYGSKKVPRSSRVGGRLPLSSTAVGKVLLAFEEPWVREAYLKLPLEAATERSITDPGVLAEDLREIKARGYSISVDEQRIGATSIAVPVWHTGRLGAGLGVVVATSQSANMERFLPVLQATSQRINRATAHIPLDTLLASTRKDSRKNGR, from the coding sequence ATGGCAGGAGGTAACCGAACACCGGGCAGGACGGTGACATCGAAGGTGATCGCCGTCCTGGGAGCCTTCGAGAAATCCACCCGGCCACTGGGACTGACGGAGATCGCGGAACTGGCGGATCTCCCACCCAGCACCACCCACCGCCTGGTCAATGAACTCACCGAGGGCGGTCTGCTCACCCGGAAGTCGGATGGGCGGTACCAGCTGGGTCTGCGTATCTGGGAGCTGGCACAGAACACCGGCCGACAGTTGCGCGATACCGCCAAACCGTTTGTGCAGGATCTCTACTCCTTCACCGGGGAGACCTCGCAGCTGGTGGTCAGGGACAACAATGAGGCACTACTGATCGAGCGCGTCTACGGATCCAAGAAGGTGCCACGCTCCTCCCGCGTGGGCGGACGTCTGCCGTTGAGTTCCACCGCGGTGGGCAAGGTGCTGCTCGCCTTCGAGGAACCCTGGGTGCGGGAGGCATACCTCAAACTCCCCCTGGAGGCCGCCACCGAGCGGTCCATCACGGACCCCGGCGTGCTGGCCGAAGACCTCCGCGAGATCAAGGCCCGGGGTTATTCCATCTCAGTGGATGAGCAGCGGATCGGGGCGACCTCCATCGCGGTGCCGGTGTGGCACACCGGCAGGCTCGGGGCCGGCCTGGGCGTGGTGGTGGCCACCTCGCAGTCGGCGAACATGGAGCGTTTCCTGCCCGTCCTCCAGGCAACCAGCCAACGCATCAACAGGGCGACGGCACACATCCCCCTGGATACACTTCTGGCTTCCACCCGGAAGGATTCCCGGAAAAACGGGAGGTGA
- a CDS encoding PEP/pyruvate-binding domain-containing protein, whose protein sequence is MTNSLNIPFVQRFDEGLPPLLEVLGGKGASLVSMTEADMPVPPGFVVTTACFDEFIREAGVAADIEKYLSDLDPEDVTEVDRVSALIRDELCSRPVPLVARNAVHDAYRELMARCGGDVPVAVRSSATAEDLPDASFAGQQDTYLWQIGLAAVTEHIRKCWASLFTSRAIIYRIKNNIPNEGLSMAVVVQKMVNARVAGVAITMNPSNGDRSKLTIDSSWGVGEMVVSGEVTPDNILLDKITLQVVSEHIGDKHAELVPDPEAGTLIEREVDPDRRSTRSLTDAELEAVAIMAKRAEKHYKCPQDIEWALDADLPDGENLLLLQSRPETIHSNGVKKDTPTPAAAAPTAGAFDFSSITAAMSGAK, encoded by the coding sequence ATGACCAACAGTCTCAACATCCCGTTCGTGCAGCGTTTCGACGAAGGGCTGCCTCCCCTGCTGGAGGTCCTCGGCGGCAAGGGCGCCTCCCTGGTGTCCATGACCGAGGCCGACATGCCGGTGCCCCCGGGTTTCGTGGTCACCACCGCCTGTTTCGATGAGTTCATCCGCGAGGCCGGGGTGGCCGCGGATATCGAGAAGTACCTCAGCGACCTCGACCCTGAGGATGTCACCGAGGTCGACCGGGTCTCCGCCCTCATCCGCGATGAGCTGTGCAGCCGCCCGGTGCCACTCGTCGCCCGCAATGCGGTCCACGACGCCTACCGCGAGCTCATGGCCAGGTGCGGCGGGGATGTCCCGGTCGCGGTGCGGTCCTCCGCCACCGCCGAGGACCTCCCGGACGCCTCCTTCGCCGGCCAGCAGGACACCTACCTCTGGCAGATCGGTCTGGCGGCCGTCACCGAGCACATCCGCAAGTGCTGGGCCTCCCTGTTCACCTCCCGCGCCATCATCTACCGCATCAAGAACAACATCCCCAACGAGGGCCTGTCCATGGCCGTGGTGGTGCAGAAGATGGTCAACGCCCGCGTCGCCGGTGTGGCCATCACCATGAACCCCTCCAACGGTGACCGCTCCAAGCTCACCATCGACTCCTCCTGGGGTGTCGGTGAGATGGTCGTCTCCGGTGAGGTCACCCCGGACAACATCCTGCTGGACAAGATCACCCTCCAGGTGGTGTCCGAGCACATCGGTGACAAGCACGCCGAGCTGGTCCCCGACCCCGAGGCCGGCACGCTCATCGAGCGGGAGGTCGACCCGGACCGCCGCTCCACCCGCAGCCTCACCGATGCCGAACTCGAGGCCGTCGCCATCATGGCCAAGCGTGCGGAGAAGCACTACAAGTGCCCGCAGGATATCGAGTGGGCACTGGACGCCGACCTCCCCGACGGCGAGAACCTCCTACTCCTGCAGTCCCGCCCGGAGACCATCCACTCCAACGGCGTGAAGAAGGACACCCCCACCCCCGCAGCAGCCGCACCCACCGCAGGTGCCTTTGATTTCAGCTCGATCACCGCCGCAATGAGCGGCGCGAAATAA